The genome window TCAAGCGACAGAACAGGCGGTTCACCGCTTGGAGCAGATACTGTTGAAGTATCCAGAGCTGCAGAAGGCCTCTATAGAGATCGGAACCGAAAGTATGTTTGAGAGCTGGAACCCCTATTTCACCGGTTATCAGATGCCGCAGGCCAATGGAGCTTCGATGATGCTCACCTTTAGCGATAAGGATATGCGGAAGCGCACTATTTGGCAGATCATGGATGCCGTTCAGAAGGAGGCAATGAGCACGATCCCTGGCATTCGACGGCTCCAAATAAAGGAGATGGGATCGGACGTTATGGCCACGGCAGACGCCCCCATTCATATCAATCTCTACGGTCCGAACCTGCAGGTGCTATATCAACTTGGGAAGCAGGCCCTCGCCATCGCCCAAAAAACACCCGGGCTTGCACAGCCCGCTCTCACCTGGACGATGGGGGTGCCCGACTACGAGGTAAAGGTGGACCCTGCCAAAGCGGCAGCGCTAGGTCTCTCCCCCCTGAATGTGGCCGAACAGGCCTACTATGCGCTCCACGGTGGGCTTACCAACAGTTTCTACTACCTACCCGACAACCTACGTCAAGACACCATTTTGGTGCGTTACGATTCGCAGGATCGAGCGACACCGCGCGATCTCGCCGAACTCTACCTCTCAACACCCGATGGAAAGCAGGTGCCCCTCGAAAGCGTCGCCCAGATTCTCTATCGCGCGGCTCCTACCGCCATAGAGCACGACAATTTGCGAAGGGTCATCGGCATTACAGGTTTCTATCGTAAAGACGGGCCGCCCTCCATGGACCTCACCATGCAAGTGATGATGCGCGCAATGGAGCAGTTGAACTTTCCACCCGGTTACGGCATCGAGGTGAGAGGCGATATGACCCAGATGATGGACAGCTTTCGTCGCCTCCTGTACGGATTGGTTGTCGCGCTTGTCCTCATGTATTTCGTGCTGGTGGCGCAGTTCCGTGGCTTTCTACAGCCCTTGCAGATGATCGCCTCAATACCGCTGGAGCTTAGCGGGGTGTTTACGGCGCTATGGCTGGCGCATCAGGCGTTCTCCACGGTTTCCATTTTGGGAATTATTGTGCTGAGTGGAATGGACATTACCACGGCTGTTTTGATGATAGACAGCATTATGCGTTACCGAGATCGGAAGGTTCCACGCGAGCAAGCTGTTGTTGAAGGCGGGATGGAACGTCTTCGGCCTATCCTCATGACAGCGCTCATTGAGCTGGCAGTGATGTTGCCGGTGGCGCTAGCCCCCAAAACCGGTTTGGATGCCTATCAGCCCTTGGGAACCACCATTGTTGGCGGCCTGCTTGCAGGAACGCTCCTAAGCCTGTTTGTCATTCCCCTGATGCACACCTTCGTGGACGATCTGATGCGATGGGGCTATCGCATCTATTTTGGGCGGGATTGGACATGGTCTACAGGGGTAGAAAAGAGATGAAAAGAGAATCGGAGACCTTCAAGTAGGTCTCCGATTCTCGATAGGACACCGCTTTTACGCTACTTAGAGGGCTTAATGGGAGAGCTCGATGAAGAGGTGGTTGAAGCCCCTCCGGTCAAGCTTGGACGTGTCCGCAGTGCGTTCATCTTGGCGTTTGGGTTGTCTGCCGAGGGCTTAGACTGCCCACTGCATCCCGTTAGGATAACAAGCAGTAGGCTAACTGCGACTACGCCTTTTCGTTTGTTGTTCATGAAAAACATAGATTACATTCCCGTTGGCCAAAGGTATTTGTACACAAGCTGACCTGAACTCGTTTTCACTTTCGTGAAATAGTTCATAATGGGCATGCTCTTCGAATGTCCATCCACAAAAGTGACGACAATTTGCCCTCCGCTCAACCGCAAATAGCTGCAGGAGGTTTTGTTCTGCTGGAGGTGTCGCCCTATCGGGCCGAAACGTTGAGTTTGGTAGGCGGGAAACCAAGTAACACAGTAATGGAAGAAGTCCGAATCCCACGGGCCGGGACCGAAAGTTGCTCCCCACCAATCCGCTGCTGAGGCGTCACTAACGAGGGTCATATCCGCTGCGGAAGAGATGGCGGCGAGTTTTGAGCTAGGTGTGGGGGTAATACTTGAAGGCGACCATCCATTGTCTGGAAAAGCCCCTGCTAGACCTTGCCAAGCTACGTGGACACTGAAATCAGTTGTGTTACCATAATACGTATCGCCCCAATTGGGATTGCCATCTATTTGGGAGAGAGGTGGAATACCGTAGTTCAGGAAGGGGTCAACGTAATTCACTGGGTCGGCATGATTTAGAAAGTCTTCGGGACATATAAAAATCCCCCAGTTTTTGATATAAGGCTGAACCAGATTTTGCCATGCCGCTGTGCTAACCGTAGTTGCCGATCCACTCCAGGCGAAGGTAGAAGGGTCGGAGGTATAAACCGGCGTGAAGATGAGTGGAAACGTCTCATCGTAGTCTTGCACATACATAGATAGCGCAAGGCCAAGCTCTTTGGCGTTGGACAGGCACGTAACCTTCCTGGCCTGCGCTCGCGCCTGTGCGAAGACAGGAAAGAGAATTGCAGCTAAAATCGCAATTATTGCGATGACTACAAGAAGTTCAATGAGCGTAAACGCTCGGCGATGAGTTTTTTGTGTTTGTTGCATTTTAGGCTCTTAGCCTCCTGTTTGAGATGGATATACATGGCTCCTTTTGGGGAGCTGGCGGCGTAGCGCGGTAACCTCAGCATCGTTCGTTCCGAACGCACTTCGGTAAAAAAACCGGCGTCTTAGGAAGACGTGAGTTAACCGTATCCTATTTGTATTATAACATAGAATCTACCTTTTTGTGTTCCATTCAGTACCACCATACTGAAAGTGATTCTTTTTTAGAAAAGCTCACCTATCGTGGAGGATTGTGTTGGTCCGATCATCGCTTTAAAAGCGTTGAGAAATCTTTGTCGGCCCTCTTCGTGAGGGACAATAGGTTTTTGGGGATATTGAGCGCTGCCAAACTCTGGAACCCACTGCCGTATGTACTCCATTTGTGAGTCATAACGCTCTTGCTGAAGGACGGGATTGAAGATACGCGTGGCGCGTCGCGGATCGGTGCCCGTGCCAGCAACCCACTGCCATCCCCCATTATTGGCAGGCCAATCGCCATCCACGAGCATCTGCATGAAATAACGTTCGCCTTTTTGCCAGTGAATCAGAAGATCTTTGCAGAGGTAGGAGGCCACCACCTGCCGTAACCGATTGTGCATCCAGCCGGTTTGGTTCAGTTGGCGCATGCCGGCATCTACAAAAGGATATCCGGTCATGCCGGCTTTCCATGCTTGAAAGTGCTCTTCGTTCTCGCTCCAGGGCAGACGATCGTATTCGGGGTGCATCGGCCCTGTTAGAGCGTGGGGGAAGTAGTAGAGCACCGCATGATAAAACTCGCGCCAGGCCAGTTCATCTATCCATTTCTGTGCCCCTGGTCCGCCCACTTTTCGAGCCGTTCGGTAGCATTCGCGAATGGAGATGGTTCCCCATTTGATGTGCATGGAGAGGCGGGAGGTGGAATCGGGGTCGGCGGCAAAATCGCGTCTTTGATGATAGACGGGAAGTCCGTTGCGAGCAAACGCTTCAAGACGCTGCAGGGCACGTCGCTCTCCCGCGGGTTCGATCTGTTGACGAAGGGAAAGGCCGTATTCGGCGAGGGAAGGAATCTCCGCACTCCGGACGTGATGTGTCACCCGAAGGCGCCCTAATAGGGGCTCTATGGAATAACGCTCCGGCACGTTCACGAGGTTTTCCCACCGACGCTTGAAGGGCGTAAATACTTGATAAGGCAGGCCGGTTTCTGTTTTAACGCGTTCCGGCTCGACAAGCAGAATGTCTGGGTAGGTTTTAAAAGCGATGCCTTCCGCCTCGGCCAGGGCTTTTGCGTGGCGATCGCGTTGGATGGGATAGGGCAGATAGTCTCGATTCAGATAGATGGCGCGTGCCCCCACCTCTTTTGCCACGGCAACAACCTCTTGCTGCGGAGCCTGTTTGACGCGTCGCACGATCAGCTGCCCGCCGTAGGATTCGATATCGGCTTGCAGTTTGTGAAGAGCATCGAAGAGGAAAGCGACTCGGGCAGCACCGATATCGGCCCCGCGCAGATAGGTGTCATCGAGCACGTAGAGCGCGTAGACCTGCTCGTTTTCCTGGAGCGCGGCAAAGAGACAGGTGTTGTCGTGAAGCCGGAGACCCGTACGAAACCACACCAGTCCTGTGCGAAAGGTTTTTGTGTTCATGGCCGTTCCAGACGCATTATTATAAAATAATACGTTCAAATTCCACTCTTGACATCCTCCCCGGCCTGAAGGCCGGAGATTCCTACGGCGCTCAGGTATGGTATTCCCCTGAGTCGCTTCCTTGGGTTCCTGCTTCCGACCCCCATTAGGGTTCAAACCACAGGACAGCCGGGCTGACACCCCAGGAACCCTGCGGCCTCCCGGGCGAAGCGTCGCCCGTGTCCTGACCTGCGTCTCGCAACAGTCGCATCCCACAAGAAAGGATGTTGACCGCGCCGACCACATCGGCGTTTCCCTCGAAACCACACTCCACACAAGCGAACTTGGCTTGTGTCTGCCGGTTGTCCGCAGAGACATGGCCGACAGGTGCGGCTGGTGTTCTGCGGCGGAACGCGAACCAGCCTTGGTCGAGGAGGGACTTGTTCAGGCCCGACTTGGCCCGAACGTTGCTTCCCGGCACATCGGCTGTGCCTGCCGCCAACTTGGACTTTTTTCGTCCCTGCAAGTCCTCGATACACACCATTGCGTGGTTTTTGCGGATCGCGGTCGAGGGCTTCTGCAGCAAGTCGCGGCGCCCATTGGCGATGCGGGAATGAGTCTTTGAGACCCTGGCTTTCGCCTTCTTCCCATTGTTGCTGAACTTTACCTTGCGGCTCATGGTCTGCTGCGCTGTGCGCAAGGCCACCTCGGGCCGCTTCAAGCGGCCCAGCGGCGCATAGGCGGTCTGGATCGACATGAACCACTTGCGCAAGAGTGGCTCACGGTGAGGTTCTTCACGGTACCCAGCACTTCCCGACGGTTGCGGGAGCGCAGCCAGCCCAGCTTGGGCAGGAAGAGGCGGCTATTGGCCGGGTCGAGTTTGATCGGTTTCGGACCGGGGTAGCGGAAGCTGTCGTGCTGGCCCCTCTTCTTGAAGCGCGGGAAGCCGCCCTGCTTTGAAGGCTTGAGGCGCTGCCTGTCCGGAATTGTCCTCTTGGTCTAGGAGCGATGACAACGCGATTGGGCACGGAGGGCACGGCGTTTTCACGATGCACGTCCCTTTGGTCTTAGTGAGGAAATACCGCCGCAGAGTGTTCGATGGCGACGCCATCCCGCGGCTGGGCGCCCTCCTCGCCAAGGTCTGCGCCGACTTCGAGGCGCAAGTAATCGAGATGGATGGGGAGGATGATCACGTTCACCTGTTGGTGGAAGATCCTTCCGAAGTGGCCGTCTCCAACCTCGTGAACAGCCTTACAGGCGTCTCCATCCGCCTGCTGCGCAAGGAGCGGCCCGCCATTCAGAAACGCTCTTGGAGGGGCGTGTTGTGGTCGCCGTCTCTCATCCTCCTGTGGCGGCGCTCCGATCTGCATCGTGCGCCACTCCATCGAGCCGCAGCAAACACCCCACGGAAAACCCAAGGACGGCTACGCCGTCCGCGCTATCCTTCCCCGCCCTGAACCGCAGGGCTTGTCGCGCACCGGGTCAACGCTCCTTTCCTTTAGATTTGGCCTTGTTGGGGGGACGATTCGGTGGGTCCCCTCTTTGTCACCTTACTGTGAGCGTAAGGTAGAGTGCCCAATTTGCTTGTCGCTAGAGGTAAAATGAGCCTTGCAGCGTTGAAATCTACTTGGGAAACGAGGGGCGTATTGCTTGGCGAGGCCGTTTTTCAGTGCGTGCCCAACTTCAGTGAGGGACGAAGAAGAGAGGTTGTTGAGGCGATTGCGAACGCCGCACAACGTGCCGGTGCGGTAGTGGCCGACTGGAGCCTTGACCCCGATCATAATCGCAGCGTGGTGTCTCTTTTGGGCGACGCCCAACAGATTGAGGCCGGCGCATTAGCTGCGGCTGCCGAGGCGGTGAAGCATATTGATATGCGTCGGCATCAGGGGCTGCACCCTCGAACGGGCGCTGTGGATGTGTTGCCCGTGGTGCCGGTGCGCAAGGTAGGGCGTGAAGAAGCCGTTGCCCTCGCGCATACGATAGGAAAGCAACTGGCGGAACAGCTTAAGATCCCCGTGCTGTTTTATGAATGGGCTGCACGCCCAGGGCGCGAAACCGCACTGCCAAAGCTACGACAGGGCGGTTGGGAGCACATAGCCCAAAGCGTTTTAGACCCGGACTTCGGCCCTTCTCACCCGCATCCAACGGCGGGTGTGGCTATTGTAGGGGCACGAGGTCCCCTCATTGCCTACAATATCCTGCTCAACACAGCCAATGCGGCCATAGCGCGCGAGTTGGCACGGACGATTCGACAGCAGCGTGAACACGTCCCTGAACTCGAAGGCGTGCGAGCCATGGGGCTGTTTCTACCTAGCCGGGGCCTAGCCCAGCTTTCCATGAACCTCACCTGTCCAGAAAAAACTCCCTTACCCGTCGTATTTGAGTGGGTAAAACAGTCCGCTAGAAAGCTGGGAGCAGCACCGCTTGAAAGCGAGATCATCGGCCTTATTCCCCAAAAGGCTCTTGGCGATGCGAAACCTGAGGATATTCTGTGGCACGGTTATCGGCCACAGAAACTGTTAGAGTGGTGGCTGGCACGATAAATTCGGTAATTTTGCGATTTCAACGTGGCGGCCTACCGTGTTAAAATTTAAAAGAAGCTGTTCGATGACAAGAGGGAGAAGCGTGGATGAACAGATATCTGAGAATAGGTATTCTTTGCCTTACGATGGGACTTGTCGGTCTGTCTGGTGTGCGGGCTCAAAACTACGTGCAGAACGGAGGTTTTGAGACCGGAGATTTCACCGATTGGACGTTATCTGGAGATACCACCGTAGCAACAGTGAGTAGTGCTGATCCTCACACAGGCAACTATAGTGCGGCGCTTGGAACAACCTACGGTACCGGCTATCTTTCTCAAACGTTGAGTGTTACCCCCAATCAAAGCTACTTTCTTAGTTTCTGGGTTACAACCGATGGAAGCCTACCGAATAGCCTCGATGTTAGTTTTGACGGCAACAGTGTGGCTTCCTTTCAAAATTTAGGGCCGGGTTACCAAATCTACGAATATCAGGTAACACCCACAGTCGCGAACCCGGTGCTACAGTTTGCCTTCCAAGACACCAGTGGCTACATCTACCTTGACGACGTGCGATTAGGTACCTCTTCCGCCACTCCGGAGGTAAACAGTCTTGTTGGCTTGGGTTTTCTGCTGGCGCTAGGAGGCGTATGGGGAGTACGCAGGGCAAGAACACGGACAAAGGCTACGACTATAAGCAACAGCTACTAGACTGCTAATGCAAACGACGACTCCGCACGAGAGAGGTTCTCCATGATCCCTATCTCTCTTGAAGCAGTTCACTTACCGCCTGATCCACACCTTGAAGTTTATTTACTGGGTCAAAGCCGTTTTCCATATAGGCCGCTCGTCCGTGCTTATCAAGCACAAAGAGCGCTGGAATGGCGGTGTGGGGAAATAGGGCTTCAAGTTGAGGGTTATCTACGGCGAGTGCAAGAGGATAGGTAACCCCTATCTGCTTGGCAACACCTTGGACCGCCTGAACAAGCTCGGAATGAGAGCGTCCGAGAGAGGTGTCTTCCGAAACACCAATCACCTCAACGCCTTTGTTGGCGTATTTGGTGTAGAGCTTCTGCAGTTCCGGCATGCTCATGCGGCAGGGTCCGCACCAGGTTGCCCAAAAATCTAGAATCACCACCTTCCCCTTCAGGTCGGCGAGGCGCACCGGCTTATTCGGGGGCAGTAGCGGCAGTTTAGCGTTCGTGAGGGCGAAACGTTTGGCAATGGGCGCCGGTCCGTCGCTAGGCCCTATGGCTAGAGGCGTATGCACGCCCATTAAGTAGGCGAAAAGAGTGATTATCAGCACCACGAAAAGCGCTATGGTAAGATTTCGGCGTAGCATTATGCTCCTCAAAATTGCGTTTCCATCCCTCCTATAATACTTCCGCTTGTAAGCTATGTGTTCCTCTACGAGGAGTTGCCGCAGGGACAAAGAGCTGTCGGTAGCGACAAAGGCGAAGCGATTGTCTTAAGCGCATGGTGGTTCAGGGAGGGCTTTG of Chthonomonas calidirosea T49 contains these proteins:
- a CDS encoding prepilin-type N-terminal cleavage/methylation domain-containing protein, with amino-acid sequence MQQTQKTHRRAFTLIELLVVIAIIAILAAILFPVFAQARAQARKVTCLSNAKELGLALSMYVQDYDETFPLIFTPVYTSDPSTFAWSGSATTVSTAAWQNLVQPYIKNWGIFICPEDFLNHADPVNYVDPFLNYGIPPLSQIDGNPNWGDTYYGNTTDFSVHVAWQGLAGAFPDNGWSPSSITPTPSSKLAAISSAADMTLVSDASAADWWGATFGPGPWDSDFFHYCVTWFPAYQTQRFGPIGRHLQQNKTSCSYLRLSGGQIVVTFVDGHSKSMPIMNYFTKVKTSSGQLVYKYLWPTGM
- a CDS encoding cryptochrome/photolyase family protein — encoded protein: MNTKTFRTGLVWFRTGLRLHDNTCLFAALQENEQVYALYVLDDTYLRGADIGAARVAFLFDALHKLQADIESYGGQLIVRRVKQAPQQEVVAVAKEVGARAIYLNRDYLPYPIQRDRHAKALAEAEGIAFKTYPDILLVEPERVKTETGLPYQVFTPFKRRWENLVNVPERYSIEPLLGRLRVTHHVRSAEIPSLAEYGLSLRQQIEPAGERRALQRLEAFARNGLPVYHQRRDFAADPDSTSRLSMHIKWGTISIRECYRTARKVGGPGAQKWIDELAWREFYHAVLYYFPHALTGPMHPEYDRLPWSENEEHFQAWKAGMTGYPFVDAGMRQLNQTGWMHNRLRQVVASYLCKDLLIHWQKGERYFMQMLVDGDWPANNGGWQWVAGTGTDPRRATRIFNPVLQQERYDSQMEYIRQWVPEFGSAQYPQKPIVPHEEGRQRFLNAFKAMIGPTQSSTIGELF
- the ftcD gene encoding glutamate formimidoyltransferase; this translates as MKSTWETRGVLLGEAVFQCVPNFSEGRRREVVEAIANAAQRAGAVVADWSLDPDHNRSVVSLLGDAQQIEAGALAAAAEAVKHIDMRRHQGLHPRTGAVDVLPVVPVRKVGREEAVALAHTIGKQLAEQLKIPVLFYEWAARPGRETALPKLRQGGWEHIAQSVLDPDFGPSHPHPTAGVAIVGARGPLIAYNILLNTANAAIARELARTIRQQREHVPELEGVRAMGLFLPSRGLAQLSMNLTCPEKTPLPVVFEWVKQSARKLGAAPLESEIIGLIPQKALGDAKPEDILWHGYRPQKLLEWWLAR
- a CDS encoding carbohydrate binding domain-containing protein, with translation MNRYLRIGILCLTMGLVGLSGVRAQNYVQNGGFETGDFTDWTLSGDTTVATVSSADPHTGNYSAALGTTYGTGYLSQTLSVTPNQSYFLSFWVTTDGSLPNSLDVSFDGNSVASFQNLGPGYQIYEYQVTPTVANPVLQFAFQDTSGYIYLDDVRLGTSSATPEVNSLVGLGFLLALGGVWGVRRARTRTKATTISNSY
- a CDS encoding TlpA disulfide reductase family protein, yielding MLRRNLTIALFVVLIITLFAYLMGVHTPLAIGPSDGPAPIAKRFALTNAKLPLLPPNKPVRLADLKGKVVILDFWATWCGPCRMSMPELQKLYTKYANKGVEVIGVSEDTSLGRSHSELVQAVQGVAKQIGVTYPLALAVDNPQLEALFPHTAIPALFVLDKHGRAAYMENGFDPVNKLQGVDQAVSELLQER